Proteins encoded together in one Camelina sativa cultivar DH55 unplaced genomic scaffold, Cs unpScaffold02658, whole genome shotgun sequence window:
- the LOC104774385 gene encoding putative polyol transporter 1, which translates to SMTSIILGYDIGVMSGAAIFIKDDLKLSDVQLEILMGILNIYSLIGSGAAGRTSDWIGRRYTIVLAGSFFFCGALLMGFATNYPFIMVGRFIAGIGVGYAMMIAPVYTAEVAPASSRGFLSSFPEIFINIGILLGYVSNYFFSKLPEHLGWRFMLGVGAVPSVFLAIGVLAMPESPRWL; encoded by the exons ATATAGGAGTGATGAGTGGAGctgcaattttcataaaagaCGATTTGAAACTCTCGGACGTACAACTTGAGATTCTTATGGGGATTCTAAATATCTACTCTCTAATCGGTTCAGGCGCGGCTGGTAGAACTTCAGATTGGATTGGAAGACGATATACCATAGTGTTGGCaggatctttcttcttttgtggtgCTCTTCTCATGGGTTTTGCCACAAACTATCCTTTCATTATGGTGGGTCGTTTCATAGCTGGTATCGGTGTCGGTTATGCTATGATGATTGCACCTGTTTACACCGCTGAAGTCGCTCCTGCCTCCTCACGTGGTTTCCTTAGCTCTTTCCCTGAG ATATTTATCAACATTGGTATACTTTTAGGGTATGTGTCCAACTACTTCTTCTCTAAGCTTCCCGAGCATCTCGGCTGGAGGTTCATGTTAGGGGTTGGAGCGGTTCCCTCGGTATTCCTAGCAATTGGAGTGTTGGCAATGCCGGAGTCTCCACGGTGGCTA